A stretch of the Vigna radiata var. radiata cultivar VC1973A chromosome 7, Vradiata_ver6, whole genome shotgun sequence genome encodes the following:
- the LOC106767705 gene encoding probable 2-oxoglutarate-dependent dioxygenase At5g05600 has product MKDQTSLIRLNHYPPCPYPHLALGVGRHKDAGALTILAQDEVGGLQVKRKADQEWVRVKPTPDAYIINVGDIIQVWSNDLYESVEHRAMVNSEKERFSIPFFFFPAHYTEVKPLEELTDEKNPPKYRPYKWGKFLVRRKGSNFKKQNVENIQIYHYKIA; this is encoded by the exons ATGAAAGATCAAACCAGCCTTATTCGTCTCAACCACTATCCTCCATGCCCTTATCCTCACCTAGCTCTTGGTGTTGGTCGACATAAGGACGCCGGAGCATTAACCATTCTTGCACAGGATGAGGTTGGGGGACTTCAAGTCAAACGCAAAGCAGATCAGGAGTGGGTTCGAGTGAAACCTACACCAGATGCATACATAATCAATGTTGGTGATATCATTCAG GTTTGGAGCAATGACTTATATGAGAGTGTGGAACACAGAGCGATGGTTAACTCTGAGAAAGAAAGGTTTTCcattccatttttcttcttccctgcACACTACACCGAAGTGAAGCCTTTGGAGGAATTGACTGATGAGAAAAACCCTCCAAAATATAGGCCATACAAATGGGGCAAGTTTCTTGTCCGTAGAAAGGGCAGCAATTTCAAGAAACAAAATGTCGAGAACATTCAGATTTATCACTataagatagcttaa